A DNA window from Trichosurus vulpecula isolate mTriVul1 chromosome 2, mTriVul1.pri, whole genome shotgun sequence contains the following coding sequences:
- the LOC118838638 gene encoding olfactory receptor 51G2-like: MTLESFGNSTVRPYTFLLSGLPGLEHIHIWISIPLFSMYLMSILGNCMILFIIKTESSLHQPMYFFLSMLALTDLGLSICTLPTVLGIFLFGAREIDHDACFAQLFFIHCLSFLESSVLLSMAFDRLVAICRPLRYASILTNRVVSRIGLGSLGRSVALIFPLPFMLKRFPYCGSQVLTHSYCLHQEVMKLACADITANSIYGMFVLISTVGVDSMLILLSYVLILHTVLAIASQAERLKALNTCVSHICAVLLFYTPMTGLSVIHRFGKQSPHLIQVVMGFVYLLVPPLMNPIVYSVKTKQIRDRIVQALHR; the protein is encoded by the coding sequence ATGACGCTGGAATCCTTTGGAAACAGCACTGTCAGGCCTTATACCTTTCTCTTAAGTGGCCTCCCTGGACTAGAGCATATCCACATCTGGATCTCCATCCCTCTATTTTCTATGTACCTTATGTCCATCCTGGGGAACTGCATGATCCTCTTCATTATCAAGACAGAATCTTCACTCCACCAGcccatgtatttcttcctgtCCATGCTGGCACTGACAGATCTGGGCTTGTCCATATGCACCCTTCCCACAGTACTGGGTATCTTCTTATTTGGAGCTCGAGAGATTGACCATGATGCCTGCTTTGCTCAGCTCTTTTTCATCCACTGCCTGTCTTTCCTAGAGTCCTCAGTGCTACTTTCCATGGCATTCGATCGCCTCGTTGCCATCTGCCGTCCTCTGAGATATGCCTCCATTCTTACCAACAGAGTTGTCAGCAGAATTGGGCTGGGCTCCTTGGGTCGGAGTGTGGCACTCATCTTCCCACTTCCTTTCATGCTCAAACGCTTCCCTTATTGTGGTTCCCAAGTCCTCACCCACTCCTACTGCCTCCACCAAGAGGTTATGAAGCTGGCATGTGCTGACATTACTGCCAACAGCATCTATGGCATGTTTGTTCTCATCTCCACTGTGGGTGTGGACTCCATGCTCATCCTTCTCTCTTATGTGCTGATTCTCCACACTGTGTTGGCCATTGCCTCCCAGGCTGAGCGCCTCAAGGCCCTCAACACATGTGTCTCCCACATTTGTGCGGTACTACTCTTCTACACACCTATGACTGGTCTATCAGTCATTCACCGATTTGGGAAGCAGTCTCCTCATTTGATTCAGGTGGTCATGGGATTTGTTTACCTTCTGGTCCCACCCTTGATGAACCCAATTGTCTACAGTGTGAAGACCAAGCAGATCAGGGATCGCATTGTCCAAGCCCTTCATCGCTAA